One genomic segment of Patescibacteria group bacterium includes these proteins:
- the pcm gene encoding protein-L-isoaspartate O-methyltransferase: protein MNLIDSLIQDGWLKTPKIIDAFREIKRADFMPEDMRNLAELNEALPIGYGQTISQPLVVAFMLEQLQPESGDNILDIGSGSGWTTALLAQIVGPKGKITAIEIVPELKEFGEKNVAKYNFIEKGLVEFICADGSKGYEKEAPFDKILASAAVQGKIPQAWKEQIKIGGRIVTPIGSSIWVLIKKSKKEFEEIEHPGFVFVPLIQK from the coding sequence ATGAATTTAATTGATTCTCTAATTCAAGATGGCTGGTTAAAGACACCAAAAATAATTGATGCCTTTAGAGAGATAAAAAGGGCTGATTTTATGCCGGAGGATATGAGAAATTTAGCTGAACTTAATGAAGCCCTGCCGATTGGCTATGGCCAGACAATTTCCCAACCCTTAGTGGTTGCTTTTATGCTGGAACAGTTACAACCGGAATCAGGAGATAATATTTTGGATATTGGCTCTGGCTCTGGATGGACAACAGCCCTGCTGGCTCAAATAGTGGGCCCAAAGGGAAAAATTACAGCAATAGAAATAGTTCCAGAACTAAAAGAATTCGGTGAGAAGAACGTGGCTAAATACAATTTTATAGAAAAAGGGCTCGTGGAATTTATCTGTGCTGATGGCTCAAAAGGTTATGAAAAAGAAGCGCCTTTTGATAAAATTTTAGCTTCTGCAGCAGTCCAGGGAAAAATTCCTCAGGCCTGGAAAGAGCAAATAAAAATTGGTGGTAGAATAGTTACTCCTATCGGGTCTTCAATCTGGGTTTTAATAAAAAAATCTAAAAAAGAATTTGAAGAAATTGAACATCCTGGCTTTGTCTTTGTTCCTCTGATTCAAAAATGA
- the rplJ gene encoding 50S ribosomal protein L10 — protein sequence MALTKEQKQRIVEELKENIDKQKSMVFVAIEGLKAADLFDLRKRLKAADCLLIVAKKTLLDIAFKERKVGIDLEKLAGQVALVFGFKDKISPAKIPYNFSLENKNLKILGGFYENKLRDIEEIITLARILSREELLARVVGSISAPISGFVNVLQANIKGLIYIFKQIKTQ from the coding sequence ATGGCTTTAACTAAAGAACAAAAACAAAGAATTGTTGAGGAATTAAAAGAAAACATTGATAAGCAAAAATCAATGGTTTTTGTGGCAATTGAAGGTTTAAAAGCAGCAGATCTTTTTGATTTAAGAAAAAGATTAAAAGCAGCTGATTGTTTATTAATCGTTGCCAAAAAAACCTTATTAGATATAGCTTTTAAAGAAAGAAAAGTTGGGATTGACCTGGAAAAATTAGCAGGCCAGGTTGCTTTAGTTTTTGGTTTTAAAGATAAAATATCTCCAGCTAAAATCCCTTATAATTTTTCATTGGAAAATAAGAACTTAAAAATCTTAGGAGGATTTTATGAAAATAAACTTAGAGATATTGAAGAAATTATTACTTTAGCAAGGATACTGAGCAGAGAAGAACTTTTGGCAAGGGTCGTTGGAAGCATTTCTGCTCCAATTTCGGGATTTGTAAATGTTTTACAAGCCAACATTAAAGGTCTAATATACATTTTTAAACAAATTAAAACACAATAA
- the mltG gene encoding endolytic transglycosylase MltG — translation MKYFITLIVVIILIGGFWVWQGIYYPVSPDSDETVIFLVKKGEGAKEISINLKEQGLIRYGSFFRVYVLFKEVGGDLKAGEYELSRAMAIPEIVNKLASGDRIKKIIIIIEGWNLEDIRNYLEEKGIAKAKELDPSLEGYLFPDTYEISPEDGIEEIVEKMLDNFDKKLTSELREEISSQGKTVHEIVIIASLLEKEVRTFKDKKIVAGILWKRLESNMLLQVDATITYITGRKTTKILKEELQIDSPYNTYKYKGLPLGPISNPGLESILAAIYPQESQYLYYLSTPEGETIFSRTLKEHNEAKAKYLK, via the coding sequence ATGAAGTATTTTATAACATTAATTGTGGTTATTATTTTAATTGGAGGGTTTTGGGTTTGGCAAGGAATTTACTACCCAGTAAGTCCTGATTCTGATGAAACAGTAATTTTTCTGGTTAAAAAAGGAGAAGGAGCAAAGGAGATTTCAATTAATTTAAAAGAACAAGGCCTAATTAGATATGGCTCTTTTTTTAGAGTTTATGTTTTATTTAAAGAGGTCGGTGGAGATCTTAAAGCTGGGGAGTATGAATTATCACGAGCAATGGCCATTCCTGAGATTGTAAATAAATTAGCTTCAGGCGATAGAATTAAAAAGATAATTATCATAATTGAGGGATGGAATTTAGAAGATATTAGAAATTATCTTGAAGAAAAGGGGATTGCCAAGGCAAAAGAACTAGATCCGAGCTTGGAAGGTTATTTATTTCCTGATACTTATGAAATTTCTCCTGAAGACGGGATTGAAGAAATTGTTGAAAAAATGCTTGATAATTTTGATAAGAAACTGACTTCAGAATTAAGAGAAGAAATTTCTTCGCAGGGAAAGACCGTTCATGAAATAGTAATAATAGCTTCTTTACTTGAAAAAGAAGTGAGAACTTTTAAAGACAAGAAAATTGTTGCTGGAATTTTATGGAAAAGATTAGAGAGCAATATGCTTTTGCAAGTAGATGCAACTATCACTTATATCACTGGCAGAAAAACAACAAAAATTTTAAAAGAAGAACTCCAGATTGATTCTCCTTACAACACTTATAAATATAAAGGACTGCCCTTGGGTCCTATTTCCAATCCCGGCCTGGAAAGTATTTTGGCAGCGATTTATCCTCAAGAAAGCCAATATCTTTATTACTTATCTACCCCAGAAGGAGAAACAATTTTCAGCAGAACCTTGAAAGAACATAACGAAGCCAAAGCCAAATATTTAAAGTAG
- the rplL gene encoding 50S ribosomal protein L7/L12 has product MTEEIKKEEKEEEKVEVPKKFKALVEEIEKLSVLDLAELVKILEKKFGVSAAAPVVAAPVGQAPAGAEVAEEKSIFNIELTGVGEKKIEVIKVVRDVMEKGLKEAKDLVDAVASGAQMIKENVKKEEAEEIKKKFEAAGAKVELK; this is encoded by the coding sequence ATGACAGAAGAAATAAAAAAAGAAGAAAAAGAAGAGGAAAAAGTTGAAGTGCCAAAGAAATTTAAGGCGCTTGTTGAAGAGATAGAAAAGCTCTCTGTTTTGGATTTGGCGGAATTAGTTAAGATTTTAGAGAAGAAATTCGGAGTTTCAGCTGCAGCTCCGGTTGTAGCAGCTCCTGTCGGTCAAGCTCCGGCTGGCGCTGAAGTAGCCGAAGAAAAGAGCATCTTCAATATTGAGTTAACTGGAGTAGGGGAGAAGAAAATTGAGGTAATTAAAGTGGTTAGAGATGTTATGGAAAAAGGCCTCAAAGAGGCAAAGGACTTGGTTGATGCAGTAGCAAGCGGCGCTCAAATGATTAAAGAAAACGTCAAAAAAGAAGAAGCAGAAGAAATCAAAAAGAAATTTGAAGCAGCCGGCGCCAAAGTGGAACTGAAATAA
- a CDS encoding DJ-1/PfpI family protein produces MRKKIAMIIAFREFRDEEYFIPKQTLEAAGAEVTTVSTSFGKAIGKLGGEAEVSILLRDLKVADYDAILFIGGPGAANYMDDETCHQIAREVVENNRVLGAICIAPAILAKAGVLDGKKATVWSSPLDRSTVKILEENGAIFQKDSVVVDGKIVTGNGPGAAKEFGEKIVEILQ; encoded by the coding sequence ATGAGAAAGAAAATAGCAATGATTATTGCTTTTCGGGAGTTTCGGGATGAGGAGTACTTTATTCCAAAGCAGACCTTAGAAGCTGCTGGAGCTGAAGTTACTACTGTTAGTACTTCTTTTGGAAAAGCAATTGGGAAGTTAGGCGGGGAGGCGGAGGTTAGTATTTTGCTCAGAGACCTTAAGGTAGCAGACTACGATGCAATTTTATTTATTGGAGGGCCGGGAGCTGCAAATTATATGGATGATGAGACCTGTCATCAAATTGCTAGAGAAGTGGTTGAAAATAATAGGGTTTTAGGAGCAATTTGTATTGCTCCTGCAATTTTAGCTAAAGCAGGAGTTTTAGATGGTAAAAAGGCAACTGTTTGGAGTTCTCCTCTGGATAGATCTACTGTCAAAATTTTAGAAGAAAATGGAGCAATTTTCCAAAAAGACTCAGTGGTTGTAGATGGAAAGATAGTTACTGGAAATGGACCTGGCGCTGCTAAAGAATTTGGAGAAAAAATAGTTGAAATTCTACAATAA
- a CDS encoding short-chain dehydrogenase, with translation MNEDLPTENEIEVIENEIPDSPREFHLEMPLYKEIIITEENLKKISELIDFSGTIDAYCIYCEKESVFENYVRPGFGIPALRAHAKSESEKYFGTSYICSRSRAHEYTSYFRICGSVIQKVGQFPSVADLQIPQIQKYRKLLGNEKYKEFTRALGLAAHGVGIGSFVYLRRIFEDLIEKAHSIASQNPEFNESEYKSGRIEEKISLLKDFLPEFLVKHKSIYSILSKGIHELSEEECLKHFNPIRVGIELVLDKKLKELDEEKKEKEASETISKITTELKTDSTDQDSSPGD, from the coding sequence ATGAACGAAGATCTTCCAACAGAAAATGAAATAGAGGTCATAGAGAATGAGATTCCTGATTCTCCCAGGGAATTTCATCTCGAAATGCCATTATATAAAGAAATTATTATCACGGAGGAAAATCTAAAGAAAATCTCTGAACTGATCGATTTTAGTGGCACAATCGATGCTTATTGTATTTATTGTGAAAAAGAAAGCGTATTTGAGAATTACGTTAGACCTGGTTTTGGGATCCCCGCTCTTAGGGCTCATGCGAAAAGTGAGTCGGAGAAATATTTCGGAACTTCATATATCTGTAGCCGGAGTAGGGCACATGAATACACTTCATACTTTCGAATTTGCGGTTCGGTGATACAAAAAGTAGGTCAATTTCCCTCTGTTGCCGACCTTCAGATTCCGCAAATTCAGAAATACCGCAAACTATTAGGAAATGAAAAATATAAGGAATTCACTCGAGCATTAGGATTAGCTGCACATGGAGTAGGAATAGGATCTTTTGTTTATCTAAGGAGAATTTTTGAAGACCTTATTGAAAAGGCTCATTCTATTGCATCTCAAAATCCTGAATTTAACGAGAGTGAATATAAGAGTGGTCGAATTGAAGAGAAAATTTCACTCTTAAAAGATTTTCTCCCCGAATTTTTAGTTAAACATAAATCTATTTACAGTATTTTAAGTAAGGGTATTCACGAACTCAGCGAGGAAGAATGTCTTAAACATTTTAACCCAATAAGAGTTGGTATTGAGTTAGTTCTTGACAAGAAACTTAAAGAGCTTGATGAGGAAAAGAAAGAAAAAGAGGCAAGCGAGACTATTAGTAAAATAACAACCGAACTCAAAACTGATAGTACTGACCAAGATAGCTCACCTGGGGATTAA